From one Musa acuminata AAA Group cultivar baxijiao chromosome BXJ2-6, Cavendish_Baxijiao_AAA, whole genome shotgun sequence genomic stretch:
- the LOC135580828 gene encoding uncharacterized protein LOC135580828 isoform X1, which produces MSNMDDHNSAGKGSKIKKQEVNKVHASKDGTPWGDLWTEGLICAFEFVRSHKSASSDKSTLRTHVTWKKNNLNSRKQVNKLESDTISVQYMDDAESISPISPNHTDATLDVDEVPQSDDSKDKTKYLRRSQGGHWVPIGWARISELVQMVQADASWASHQIYVTDDEDDFTVADVAAPYWECPAGSTWWCHVTAGHHFVDAWLSNAQWLHPAISIALRDESRLISEKMKHLLYEIPVRVAGGLLFELLGQSVGDPYREEDDIPIVLRSWQAQNYLVTALHVKGSASNINVLGITEVQELLLAGGSMAPKSVHEVIAHLASRLSRWDDRLFRKYVFGAADEIELKFVNRRNHEDLNLLSIILNQEIRRLATQVIRVKWSLHAREEIIFELLHHLRGNATKIMLEGIKKSTREMLEEQEAVRGRLFTIQDVMQNTVRAWLQDRSLRITHNLTIFGGCGLVLSIITGLFGINVDGIPGATSSPYAFSLFAGVLFFVGIVLIGLGLLYLGLQNPITEEKVQVRKLELQQLVSMFQHDAETHAKVREAISRYSLLPTAADTLPEAGYVLIP; this is translated from the exons ATGAGCAACATGGATGACCACAATTCAGCTGGCAAAGGCAGTAAGATTAAGAAGCAAGAAGTGAATAAGGTCCATGCAAGCAAGGATGGCACTCCATGGGGTGACCTATGGACAGAAGGGCTTATATGTGCTTTTGAGTTTGTTCGGAGTCACAAATCAGCAAGTTCTGATAAATCCACTTTAAGGACTCATGTTACATGGAAAAAGAATAATCTAAATTCAAGGAAGCAAGTAAACAAATTAGAATCAGATACTATTTCTGTCCAATACATGGATGATGCTGAATCCATCTCTCCAATCAGCCCGAACCATACTGATGCCACCTTAGATGTTGATGAAGTCCCTCAATCTGATGACTCAAAAGATAAAACCAAGTACCTCAGAAGATCACAAGGTGGTCACTGGGTTCCTATTGGATGGGCAAGAATTTCAGAACTAGTCCAGATGGTCCAAGCTGATGCCAGCTGGGCTTCACACCAAATATATGTTACTGATGATGAGGATGATTTTACCGTTGCTGATGTTGCAGCTCCATACTGGGAATGTCCAGCAGGATCAACATGGTGGTGCCATGTAACTGCTGGCCATCACTTTGTTGATGCATGGCTAAGTaacgctcaatggttgcatccagCTATCAGTATTGCTTTGAGAGATGAAAGCCGTCTTATTAGCGAAAAAATGAAGCATCTTTTGTATGAG ATCCCAGTTAGGGTCGCCGGTGGGCTACTATTTGAGCTTTTGGGTCAGTCAGTTGGTGATCCATATCGTGAAGAAGATGACATACCCATTGTTCTCCGGTCTTGGCAAGCACAAAACTATTTAGTAACTGCACTACATGTCAAAGGCTCTGCATCAAATATTAATGTGCTTGGCATAACTGAAGTTCAG GAGCTGCTTCTGGCTGGTGGAAGCATGGCACCTAAGTCAGTTCATGAAGTCATAGCACATTTAGCTAGCCGCCTTTCGCGGTGGGATGATAG ATTATTTCGGAAATATGTGTTTGGAGCAGCAGATGAAATTGAGTTGAAGTTTGTAAATAG GAGAAATCATGAAGATTTGAATCTGCTAAGTATCATACTGAACCAAGAAATTAGAAGGTTGGCAACTCAG GTTATTAGAGTTAAATGGTCATTGCATGCTAGAGAGGAGATAATTTTTGAGCTTCTGCATCATTTGAGGGGAAATGCCACGAAAATTATGTTAGAGGGAATCAAGAAGAGCACAAGAGAGATGTTGGAAGAGCAAGAAGCTGTCCGTGGACGGTTGTTCACAATTCAGGATGTTATGCAGAACACTGTACGTGCATGGCTGCAG GACAGAAGCCTCCGCATTACCCATAATTTGACCATTTTTGGTGGTTGTGGTCTTGTTCTTTCGATAATAACTGGTCTTTTCGGGATCAACGTGGACGGGATACCAGGGGCTACGAGTTCACCGTATGCTTTCAGCTTGTTTGCGGGAGTTCTTTTCTTCGTAGGAATCGTTCTAATTGGACTTGGACTGCTATACCTTGGACTACAAAATCCAATCACTGAAGAAAAGGTTCAAGTGAGGAAGTTGGAACTCCAGCAACTGGTTTCTATGTTCCAGCATGATGCGGAAACTCATGCAAAGGTCAGAGAAGCCATCTCAAGGTATAGCCTGCTTCCAACTGCTGCAGACACACTCCCTGAAGCTGGTTACGTTCTTATACCATGA
- the LOC135580828 gene encoding uncharacterized protein LOC135580828 isoform X3 yields MSNMDDHNSAGKGSKIKKQEVNKVHASKDGTPWGDLWTEGLICAFEFVRSHKSASSDKSTLRTHVTWKKNNLNSRKQVNKLESDTISVQYMDDAESISPISPNHTDATLDVDEVPQSDDSKDKTKYLRRSQGGHWVPIGWARISELVQMVQADASWASHQIYVTDDEDDFTVADVAAPYWECPAGSTWWCHVTAGHHFVDAWLSNAQWLHPAISIALRDESRLISEKMKHLLYEIPVRVAGGLLFELLGQSVGDPYREEDDIPIVLRSWQAQNYLVTALHVKGSASNINVLGITEVQELLLAGGSMAPKSVHEVIAHLASRLSRWDDRLFRKYVFGAADEIELKFVNRRNHEDLNLLSIILNQEIRRLATQVIRVKWSLHAREEIIFELLHHLRGNATKIMLEGIKKSTREMLEEQEAVRGRLFTIQDVMQNTVRAWLQKPPHYP; encoded by the exons ATGAGCAACATGGATGACCACAATTCAGCTGGCAAAGGCAGTAAGATTAAGAAGCAAGAAGTGAATAAGGTCCATGCAAGCAAGGATGGCACTCCATGGGGTGACCTATGGACAGAAGGGCTTATATGTGCTTTTGAGTTTGTTCGGAGTCACAAATCAGCAAGTTCTGATAAATCCACTTTAAGGACTCATGTTACATGGAAAAAGAATAATCTAAATTCAAGGAAGCAAGTAAACAAATTAGAATCAGATACTATTTCTGTCCAATACATGGATGATGCTGAATCCATCTCTCCAATCAGCCCGAACCATACTGATGCCACCTTAGATGTTGATGAAGTCCCTCAATCTGATGACTCAAAAGATAAAACCAAGTACCTCAGAAGATCACAAGGTGGTCACTGGGTTCCTATTGGATGGGCAAGAATTTCAGAACTAGTCCAGATGGTCCAAGCTGATGCCAGCTGGGCTTCACACCAAATATATGTTACTGATGATGAGGATGATTTTACCGTTGCTGATGTTGCAGCTCCATACTGGGAATGTCCAGCAGGATCAACATGGTGGTGCCATGTAACTGCTGGCCATCACTTTGTTGATGCATGGCTAAGTaacgctcaatggttgcatccagCTATCAGTATTGCTTTGAGAGATGAAAGCCGTCTTATTAGCGAAAAAATGAAGCATCTTTTGTATGAG ATCCCAGTTAGGGTCGCCGGTGGGCTACTATTTGAGCTTTTGGGTCAGTCAGTTGGTGATCCATATCGTGAAGAAGATGACATACCCATTGTTCTCCGGTCTTGGCAAGCACAAAACTATTTAGTAACTGCACTACATGTCAAAGGCTCTGCATCAAATATTAATGTGCTTGGCATAACTGAAGTTCAG GAGCTGCTTCTGGCTGGTGGAAGCATGGCACCTAAGTCAGTTCATGAAGTCATAGCACATTTAGCTAGCCGCCTTTCGCGGTGGGATGATAG ATTATTTCGGAAATATGTGTTTGGAGCAGCAGATGAAATTGAGTTGAAGTTTGTAAATAG GAGAAATCATGAAGATTTGAATCTGCTAAGTATCATACTGAACCAAGAAATTAGAAGGTTGGCAACTCAG GTTATTAGAGTTAAATGGTCATTGCATGCTAGAGAGGAGATAATTTTTGAGCTTCTGCATCATTTGAGGGGAAATGCCACGAAAATTATGTTAGAGGGAATCAAGAAGAGCACAAGAGAGATGTTGGAAGAGCAAGAAGCTGTCCGTGGACGGTTGTTCACAATTCAGGATGTTATGCAGAACACTGTACGTGCATGGCTGCAG AAGCCTCCGCATTACCCATAA
- the LOC135580828 gene encoding uncharacterized protein LOC135580828 isoform X2 — translation MSNMDDHNSAGKGSKIKKQEVNKVHASKDGTPWGDLWTEGLICAFEFVRSHKSASSDKSTLRTHVTWKKNNLNSRKQVNKLESDTISVQYMDDAESISPISPNHTDATLDVDEVPQSDDSKDKTKYLRRSQGGHWVPIGWARISELVQMVQADASWASHQIYVTDDEDDFTVADVAAPYWECPAGSTWWCHVTAGHHFVDAWLSNAQWLHPAISIALRDESRLISEKMKHLLYEIPVRVAGGLLFELLGQSVGDPYREEDDIPIVLRSWQAQNYLVTALHVKGSASNINVLGITEVQELLLAGGSMAPKSVHEVIAHLASRLSRWDDRRNHEDLNLLSIILNQEIRRLATQVIRVKWSLHAREEIIFELLHHLRGNATKIMLEGIKKSTREMLEEQEAVRGRLFTIQDVMQNTVRAWLQDRSLRITHNLTIFGGCGLVLSIITGLFGINVDGIPGATSSPYAFSLFAGVLFFVGIVLIGLGLLYLGLQNPITEEKVQVRKLELQQLVSMFQHDAETHAKVREAISRYSLLPTAADTLPEAGYVLIP, via the exons ATGAGCAACATGGATGACCACAATTCAGCTGGCAAAGGCAGTAAGATTAAGAAGCAAGAAGTGAATAAGGTCCATGCAAGCAAGGATGGCACTCCATGGGGTGACCTATGGACAGAAGGGCTTATATGTGCTTTTGAGTTTGTTCGGAGTCACAAATCAGCAAGTTCTGATAAATCCACTTTAAGGACTCATGTTACATGGAAAAAGAATAATCTAAATTCAAGGAAGCAAGTAAACAAATTAGAATCAGATACTATTTCTGTCCAATACATGGATGATGCTGAATCCATCTCTCCAATCAGCCCGAACCATACTGATGCCACCTTAGATGTTGATGAAGTCCCTCAATCTGATGACTCAAAAGATAAAACCAAGTACCTCAGAAGATCACAAGGTGGTCACTGGGTTCCTATTGGATGGGCAAGAATTTCAGAACTAGTCCAGATGGTCCAAGCTGATGCCAGCTGGGCTTCACACCAAATATATGTTACTGATGATGAGGATGATTTTACCGTTGCTGATGTTGCAGCTCCATACTGGGAATGTCCAGCAGGATCAACATGGTGGTGCCATGTAACTGCTGGCCATCACTTTGTTGATGCATGGCTAAGTaacgctcaatggttgcatccagCTATCAGTATTGCTTTGAGAGATGAAAGCCGTCTTATTAGCGAAAAAATGAAGCATCTTTTGTATGAG ATCCCAGTTAGGGTCGCCGGTGGGCTACTATTTGAGCTTTTGGGTCAGTCAGTTGGTGATCCATATCGTGAAGAAGATGACATACCCATTGTTCTCCGGTCTTGGCAAGCACAAAACTATTTAGTAACTGCACTACATGTCAAAGGCTCTGCATCAAATATTAATGTGCTTGGCATAACTGAAGTTCAG GAGCTGCTTCTGGCTGGTGGAAGCATGGCACCTAAGTCAGTTCATGAAGTCATAGCACATTTAGCTAGCCGCCTTTCGCGGTGGGATGATAG GAGAAATCATGAAGATTTGAATCTGCTAAGTATCATACTGAACCAAGAAATTAGAAGGTTGGCAACTCAG GTTATTAGAGTTAAATGGTCATTGCATGCTAGAGAGGAGATAATTTTTGAGCTTCTGCATCATTTGAGGGGAAATGCCACGAAAATTATGTTAGAGGGAATCAAGAAGAGCACAAGAGAGATGTTGGAAGAGCAAGAAGCTGTCCGTGGACGGTTGTTCACAATTCAGGATGTTATGCAGAACACTGTACGTGCATGGCTGCAG GACAGAAGCCTCCGCATTACCCATAATTTGACCATTTTTGGTGGTTGTGGTCTTGTTCTTTCGATAATAACTGGTCTTTTCGGGATCAACGTGGACGGGATACCAGGGGCTACGAGTTCACCGTATGCTTTCAGCTTGTTTGCGGGAGTTCTTTTCTTCGTAGGAATCGTTCTAATTGGACTTGGACTGCTATACCTTGGACTACAAAATCCAATCACTGAAGAAAAGGTTCAAGTGAGGAAGTTGGAACTCCAGCAACTGGTTTCTATGTTCCAGCATGATGCGGAAACTCATGCAAAGGTCAGAGAAGCCATCTCAAGGTATAGCCTGCTTCCAACTGCTGCAGACACACTCCCTGAAGCTGGTTACGTTCTTATACCATGA
- the LOC103989141 gene encoding protein NDL1-like isoform X3 translates to MGESSSSVSVDVERISFGGKEHLIKTSHGTVSVSVFGDQDKPALITYPDVALNHVLCFQGLFFCPEAASLLLHNFCIYHICPPGHELGAAPISSRIPIPSVDDLVDQIAYVLDYFRLGSVMCLGVLAGAYILTLFSIKYRERVLGLVLVSPLCKAPSWTEWLYSKILCNLLYFYGMCDLIKECLLHRYFCKEVCGNTQIPESEIVQACRSLLDERQSINVWRYLQSINRRYDITEGLQQLQCRTLIFVGENSPFHSDALHMMSKLDSRHSALVEVQACGSLVTEEQPHAMLIPLEYFFMGFGFYRLNQFTDSPRGPLSPSCISPELLSPESLGVKLKPIKTRVSVEV, encoded by the exons ATGGGTGAATCGAGCAGCTCGGTGTCGGTGGATGTGGAGAGGATATCTTTCGGTGGGAAG GAACATCTTATCAAAACCAGTCATGGCACAGTATCCGTTTCTGTGTTTGGAGATCAGGACAAACCTGCACTTATCACTTACCCGGATGTTGCTTTGAATC ATGTTTTGTGCTTCCAAGGATTATTTTTTTGCCCTGAAGCTGCTTCGCTACTTCTTCACAATTTCTGCATCTATCATATCTGTCCTCCAGGTCATGAG CTGGGAGCTGCTCCAATTTCTTCCCGTATTCCTATCCCTTCTGTTGATGATTTGGTGGATCAGATCGCTTATGTTCTTGACTATTTCAG GTTAGGTTCAGTTATGTGCCTGGGGGTCTTGGCAGGGGCATACATTCTTACACTTTTTTCC ATCAAATATAGGGAGCGTGTGTTAGGATTGGTGCTTGTATCTCCTCTGTGTAAAGCACCCTCATGGACGGAGTGGTTATATAGTAAG ATACTATGTAATTTGCTCTACTTCTATGGgatgtgtgacttgataaaggagTGCTTGCTTCATCGGTACTTCTGTAAG GAAGTCTGTGGCAATACCCAGATCCCTGAGTCAGAAATTGTCCAGGCCTGCAGAAGT CTGCTGGACGAGAGGCAGAGCATAAATGTGTGGCGTTATCTTCAATCGATTAACCG CAGATACGACATCACTGAGGGATTACAGCAGCTGCAGTGTCGGACACTAATATTTGTTGGCGAGAACTCTCCGTTCCATTCTGATGCACTTCACATGATGTCGAAACTAGACAGCAGACATAGTGCCCTGGTTGAG GTCCAAGCATGTGGTTCACTGGTGACCGAGGAGCAACCCCATGCCATGCTGATACCTTTAGAGTATTTCTTCATGGGTTTTGGCTTTTACAGACTCAACCAATTCACCGACAGTCCACGCGGTCCACTTAGTCCATCCTGCATCTCCCCAGAGCTGCTGTCACCCGAAAGCTTGGGCGTAAAGCTAAAGCCCATCAAGACCAGGGTGTCGGTTGAAGTTTGA
- the LOC103989141 gene encoding protein NDL1-like isoform X2: MWRGYLSVGRFWRIDTWCIHVSGVCFMRMEHLIKTSHGTVSVSVFGDQDKPALITYPDVALNHVLCFQGLFFCPEAASLLLHNFCIYHICPPGHELGAAPISSRIPIPSVDDLVDQIAYVLDYFRLGSVMCLGVLAGAYILTLFSIKYRERVLGLVLVSPLCKAPSWTEWLYSKILCNLLYFYGMCDLIKECLLHRYFCKEVCGNTQIPESEIVQACRSLLDERQSINVWRYLQSINRYDITEGLQQLQCRTLIFVGENSPFHSDALHMMSKLDSRHSALVEVQACGSLVTEEQPHAMLIPLEYFFMGFGFYRLNQFTDSPRGPLSPSCISPELLSPESLGVKLKPIKTRVSVEV, encoded by the exons ATGTGGAGAGGATATCTTTCGGTGGGAAG GTTTTGGAGAATTGACACATGGTGCATCCATGTTTCTGGCGTATGCTTCATGCGAATG GAACATCTTATCAAAACCAGTCATGGCACAGTATCCGTTTCTGTGTTTGGAGATCAGGACAAACCTGCACTTATCACTTACCCGGATGTTGCTTTGAATC ATGTTTTGTGCTTCCAAGGATTATTTTTTTGCCCTGAAGCTGCTTCGCTACTTCTTCACAATTTCTGCATCTATCATATCTGTCCTCCAGGTCATGAG CTGGGAGCTGCTCCAATTTCTTCCCGTATTCCTATCCCTTCTGTTGATGATTTGGTGGATCAGATCGCTTATGTTCTTGACTATTTCAG GTTAGGTTCAGTTATGTGCCTGGGGGTCTTGGCAGGGGCATACATTCTTACACTTTTTTCC ATCAAATATAGGGAGCGTGTGTTAGGATTGGTGCTTGTATCTCCTCTGTGTAAAGCACCCTCATGGACGGAGTGGTTATATAGTAAG ATACTATGTAATTTGCTCTACTTCTATGGgatgtgtgacttgataaaggagTGCTTGCTTCATCGGTACTTCTGTAAG GAAGTCTGTGGCAATACCCAGATCCCTGAGTCAGAAATTGTCCAGGCCTGCAGAAGT CTGCTGGACGAGAGGCAGAGCATAAATGTGTGGCGTTATCTTCAATCGATTAACCG ATACGACATCACTGAGGGATTACAGCAGCTGCAGTGTCGGACACTAATATTTGTTGGCGAGAACTCTCCGTTCCATTCTGATGCACTTCACATGATGTCGAAACTAGACAGCAGACATAGTGCCCTGGTTGAG GTCCAAGCATGTGGTTCACTGGTGACCGAGGAGCAACCCCATGCCATGCTGATACCTTTAGAGTATTTCTTCATGGGTTTTGGCTTTTACAGACTCAACCAATTCACCGACAGTCCACGCGGTCCACTTAGTCCATCCTGCATCTCCCCAGAGCTGCTGTCACCCGAAAGCTTGGGCGTAAAGCTAAAGCCCATCAAGACCAGGGTGTCGGTTGAAGTTTGA
- the LOC103989141 gene encoding protein NDL1-like isoform X1, with translation MWRGYLSVGRFWRIDTWCIHVSGVCFMRMEHLIKTSHGTVSVSVFGDQDKPALITYPDVALNHVLCFQGLFFCPEAASLLLHNFCIYHICPPGHELGAAPISSRIPIPSVDDLVDQIAYVLDYFRLGSVMCLGVLAGAYILTLFSIKYRERVLGLVLVSPLCKAPSWTEWLYSKILCNLLYFYGMCDLIKECLLHRYFCKEVCGNTQIPESEIVQACRSLLDERQSINVWRYLQSINRRYDITEGLQQLQCRTLIFVGENSPFHSDALHMMSKLDSRHSALVEVQACGSLVTEEQPHAMLIPLEYFFMGFGFYRLNQFTDSPRGPLSPSCISPELLSPESLGVKLKPIKTRVSVEV, from the exons ATGTGGAGAGGATATCTTTCGGTGGGAAG GTTTTGGAGAATTGACACATGGTGCATCCATGTTTCTGGCGTATGCTTCATGCGAATG GAACATCTTATCAAAACCAGTCATGGCACAGTATCCGTTTCTGTGTTTGGAGATCAGGACAAACCTGCACTTATCACTTACCCGGATGTTGCTTTGAATC ATGTTTTGTGCTTCCAAGGATTATTTTTTTGCCCTGAAGCTGCTTCGCTACTTCTTCACAATTTCTGCATCTATCATATCTGTCCTCCAGGTCATGAG CTGGGAGCTGCTCCAATTTCTTCCCGTATTCCTATCCCTTCTGTTGATGATTTGGTGGATCAGATCGCTTATGTTCTTGACTATTTCAG GTTAGGTTCAGTTATGTGCCTGGGGGTCTTGGCAGGGGCATACATTCTTACACTTTTTTCC ATCAAATATAGGGAGCGTGTGTTAGGATTGGTGCTTGTATCTCCTCTGTGTAAAGCACCCTCATGGACGGAGTGGTTATATAGTAAG ATACTATGTAATTTGCTCTACTTCTATGGgatgtgtgacttgataaaggagTGCTTGCTTCATCGGTACTTCTGTAAG GAAGTCTGTGGCAATACCCAGATCCCTGAGTCAGAAATTGTCCAGGCCTGCAGAAGT CTGCTGGACGAGAGGCAGAGCATAAATGTGTGGCGTTATCTTCAATCGATTAACCG CAGATACGACATCACTGAGGGATTACAGCAGCTGCAGTGTCGGACACTAATATTTGTTGGCGAGAACTCTCCGTTCCATTCTGATGCACTTCACATGATGTCGAAACTAGACAGCAGACATAGTGCCCTGGTTGAG GTCCAAGCATGTGGTTCACTGGTGACCGAGGAGCAACCCCATGCCATGCTGATACCTTTAGAGTATTTCTTCATGGGTTTTGGCTTTTACAGACTCAACCAATTCACCGACAGTCCACGCGGTCCACTTAGTCCATCCTGCATCTCCCCAGAGCTGCTGTCACCCGAAAGCTTGGGCGTAAAGCTAAAGCCCATCAAGACCAGGGTGTCGGTTGAAGTTTGA
- the LOC103989142 gene encoding uncharacterized protein LOC103989142 yields MDPIILESPTRAKPLVFGPLAGPNFHSVLKESIDRYLIEVKKESCDFSAFRSIFFRLLQSSVDPPIEVIWFYSALGYHEAIRSKRDVLDRVFAIRDLLQLLSACSASCNGPKSVALLAPVVSELYHCVREEKKLSGKVAKKMRKEIESLADGVVSYISICSGRSSDGQELCNSYLLPCFIDIVRVWTVQHIGEGDDLNVLFPLVSDEIRACLGQERCWIGHLAGIVVAEAFLLNLSLKVQVDGSPRPDLQKELKVWAVSSISVFRNYIFFDILLRLLLNPPMPVITILNSMDESLVRNILYDAVILVDYSFINPEVEGEHFNDSTMNIIMRRLIVTHEAIQIVRDKRDHNRAVSYTNAFSTSCVPNTLIKWATYQVGMQKLNRPSAPTPQCFLKWLLVLEEQGLKIFENITELRSKLKFEEANVVSDTTKFDSDNKKTDDDLFFFDNKGEGDKDAAEDMETVDAAFFSAAHSMKSDTDKGRRKRKEMGYDGESQVKFVKYKIHDKSVKDYFKVSGADSLSSGSEVENPHSSDEMEE; encoded by the exons ATGGATCCGATCATCCTCGAATCCCCTACGCGTGCCAAACCCCTCGTCTTCGGCCCTCTAGCTGGCCCCAACTTCCACTCCGTGTTGAAAGAATCCATCGATCGTTATCTCATCGAAGTCAAGAAGGAGTCCTGCGACTTCTCCGCCTTCCGCTCGATATTCTTCCGCCTGCTTCAGTCCAGCGTGGATCCCCCGATCGAGGTCATCTGGTTCTATTCTGCCCTGGGTTACCACGAAGCAATCCGGTCGAAACGGGATGTTCTTGATCGAGTTTTTGCGATAAGAGACCTTCTCCAGCTGCTTTCGGCCTGCTCCGCGTCGTGTAATGGCCCGAAGTCGGTGGCCTTGCTCGCACCCGTTGTTTCGGAGCTGTATCATTGTGTCAGAGAGGAAAAGAAGCTGTCTGGGAAGGTGGCTAAGAAGATGAGGAAGGAGATTGAGAGTCTGGCAGACGGCGTCGTCAGCTATATCAGCATTTGTAGTGGAAGGAGTTCTGATGGGCAAGAGCTTTGTAATAGCTATTTGCTGCCATGTTTTATCGATATTGTTCGAGTGTGGACGGTGCAACATATTGGGGAAGGTGATGATTTAAATGTTCTTTTTCCTTTAGTTAGTGATGAGATTCGTGCCTGCTTGGGGCAAGAAAGGTGTTGGATTGGTCATTTGGCTGGCATTGTGGTTGCGGAGGCATTCTTGCTAAATTTGAGCTTGAAGGTTCAAGTAGATGGTTCACCAAGGCCAGACTTACAGAAGGAGCTGAAAGTCTGGGCTGTCAGTTCAATATCTGTCTTTCGGAATTATATTTTCTTCG ATATATTACTGAGGCTGCTGCTGAACCCACCGATGCCAGTTATAACCATTTTG AACTCCATGGATGAAAGCTTGGTACGAAACATCCTTTATGACGCTGTGATTTTAGTTGATTATTCTTTCATAAATCCGGAGGTTGAAGGAGAACATTTTAATGATTCTACAATGAATATCATTATGAGAAGACTGATTGTTACTCATGAAGCCATACAAATTGTCAG GGATAAAAGAGACCACAACAGAGCTGTATCCTATACAAATGCATTTTCAACATCATGTGTTCCCAATACCTTGATTAAGTGGGCCACTTATCAAGTTGGCATGCAGAAACTCAACAGACCCAGTGCTCCCACACCTCAGTGTTTTCTGA AGTGGCTTTTGGTTCTCGAAGAACAAGGGTTGAAAATTTTTGAAAACATTACAGAACTGCGAAGCAAGTTAAAATTTGAGGAAGCTAATGTCGTCTCTGACACTACAAAGTTTGATTCAGACAACAAGAAAACAGAcgatgatcttttcttttttgataACAAAGGGGAGGGTGACAAGGATGCTGCAGAGGACATGGAAACGGTGGATGCTGCCTTTTTTTCAGCTGCTCATTCTATGAAATCGGACACAGAtaaaggaaggaggaagagaaaagaaATGGGATATGATGGGGAGTCACAGGTGAAGTTTGTCAAGTATAAGATCCATGACAAATCAGTCAAAGATTACTTCAAGGTTTCTGGGGCAGATAGCTTGAGTAGTGGCAGTGAGGTGGAGAATCCACACTCTTCTGATGAGATGGAAGAATGA